From Paenibacillus polymyxa, the proteins below share one genomic window:
- the panB gene encoding 3-methyl-2-oxobutanoate hydroxymethyltransferase produces MAGKQALNIVKMKKMKQEGIPLSMLTAYDYPSAKIAEEAGIDIILVGDSLGNVVLGYDSTIPVTLDDMVYHSRTVARGAEHTFIVADMPFMTYHGSISESLQGIRRLMQEGHAHAVKLEGGAEIADVVKATVQAGVPVLGHIGLTPQSVNQIGGYRIQGKDEADARRLMADAKALEQAGAFGIVLELVTEEVATAISKELSIPTIGIGAGRGCDGQVLVYHDLIQYASPYFSKRFVKTYADVGGLIRSSIEQYVSDVKGRAFPAAEHVFSADDRVVESLESLYGQAKGQAQEQAKEKVESQS; encoded by the coding sequence ATGGCAGGAAAACAAGCACTGAATATTGTAAAAATGAAAAAAATGAAGCAAGAGGGCATTCCGCTCAGTATGCTGACCGCCTATGATTATCCATCGGCTAAAATTGCCGAGGAGGCGGGAATTGATATCATTCTCGTGGGTGACTCGCTGGGTAACGTAGTTCTTGGTTACGATTCAACCATCCCTGTGACCTTGGATGATATGGTGTACCATTCCCGGACAGTGGCAAGAGGCGCTGAGCATACATTTATCGTAGCGGACATGCCTTTTATGACATATCACGGCAGCATATCTGAAAGTCTTCAAGGCATCCGTCGTCTGATGCAGGAAGGACATGCGCATGCTGTTAAATTGGAGGGCGGAGCTGAAATTGCCGATGTCGTAAAAGCGACTGTTCAGGCAGGTGTACCTGTGCTAGGACATATCGGACTTACTCCGCAATCGGTTAATCAGATTGGCGGTTATCGCATTCAAGGTAAGGACGAAGCAGACGCACGCCGGTTAATGGCTGATGCCAAGGCGTTAGAGCAGGCTGGTGCCTTTGGTATTGTACTGGAATTGGTGACTGAGGAAGTGGCAACGGCGATCTCTAAAGAACTTTCCATTCCAACCATTGGAATCGGTGCAGGACGTGGATGTGACGGTCAGGTACTTGTTTATCACGATCTAATTCAATATGCATCGCCATATTTCAGTAAACGTTTTGTTAAAACCTATGCCGATGTAGGCGGCTTGATCCGCAGCAGCATTGAGCAGTATGTGAGCGATGTGAAAGGGCGGGCATTCCCGGCCGCAGAGCATGTGTTCAGCGCGGATGATCGCGTTGTGGAGTCCCTGGAGTCCTTGTACGGTCAGGCAAAAGGACAAGCGCAGGAACAAGCTAAGGAAAAGGTGGAATCACAGTCATGA
- a CDS encoding 3-hydroxyacyl-CoA dehydrogenase family protein, with protein MQFKKIGVIGGGTMGQGISEMLASKGIDVLLVEQTPEKLDYAYNMIETSLDKQLEKWAITQAEKKLILSRIEKVSHLAELASCDMVIETITENLDEKKVVFQELDHVCPSNIILASNTSTLSLTELASSTKYPERVIGMHFIYPVSRIDLVEIIRGLKTSDDTFENTKMFVEEIVEKKGVMIYESPGFVTSRIICLLINEAAHVLQEGVASAEDIDDAMRIGYNFQNGPLEMADRFGLDSVLAALERMFREFGELKYRPSIVLKKMVRAGNLGVKSGEGFFKYDKDGDRI; from the coding sequence ATGCAATTTAAAAAAATCGGCGTCATTGGCGGCGGCACCATGGGACAAGGTATTTCTGAAATGCTTGCGTCCAAAGGAATCGATGTGCTGCTAGTAGAGCAGACACCAGAAAAACTAGACTACGCTTATAATATGATTGAAACAAGTCTAGATAAGCAACTGGAAAAGTGGGCAATTACCCAAGCAGAGAAAAAACTGATTTTATCTCGTATTGAAAAAGTATCCCATCTGGCGGAGCTCGCTAGCTGTGATATGGTCATTGAAACCATTACAGAGAATCTGGATGAGAAGAAAGTTGTTTTCCAAGAGCTGGATCATGTATGTCCAAGCAACATCATCCTTGCAAGTAATACATCCACGCTGAGCCTGACCGAGCTTGCCAGCTCGACCAAGTATCCAGAGCGTGTTATTGGTATGCACTTTATTTATCCAGTATCCCGTATTGATCTTGTAGAAATTATTCGTGGTTTGAAAACTTCAGACGATACCTTTGAAAACACGAAAATGTTCGTGGAAGAAATCGTGGAGAAAAAAGGAGTCATGATTTATGAATCTCCTGGCTTTGTAACTAGCCGGATTATCTGTCTGCTGATTAACGAAGCAGCTCATGTACTTCAAGAGGGCGTAGCTTCTGCGGAAGATATCGACGATGCTATGCGTATCGGCTACAACTTCCAAAACGGTCCTTTGGAAATGGCTGACCGCTTTGGTCTGGATTCCGTTTTGGCGGCTCTGGAGCGGATGTTCCGTGAATTTGGCGAACTGAAATACCGTCCGTCCATCGTCCTGAAGAAAATGGTACGTGCAGGTAATCTGGGCGTGAAATCGGGCGAAGGCTTCTTTAAGTATGACAAGGATGGTGACCGGATATGA
- a CDS encoding tetratricopeptide repeat protein has protein sequence MFQHVFAEMNSMLDDIVKHYPSAQGPRRQELLQHWSLLRRMSDGIMDEWLAFEEKMVYLRAAGFSAEADMSDAELPEKELPAFNRGQGYYRLLMYPEAIQQFEQVLQHFPNSWQSHMYMGMAHFQLDDPAEAISQFQKVLHLTEQPGLKAVIYNALGCLMAKQADVKEAQKYFALAHQFDPTLPEPLHNMQACLSGVEKLRYDSSMLTWM, from the coding sequence ATGTTCCAGCATGTATTCGCAGAAATGAACAGCATGTTAGATGATATCGTGAAGCATTACCCATCAGCCCAGGGCCCCCGCAGACAGGAGCTGCTACAGCACTGGAGTCTGCTGCGGAGAATGAGTGACGGAATTATGGATGAGTGGCTGGCCTTTGAGGAAAAAATGGTTTACCTGCGTGCAGCAGGATTTTCTGCAGAGGCCGACATGTCTGACGCTGAGCTGCCTGAAAAGGAGCTACCGGCATTTAACCGGGGGCAGGGGTATTATCGCTTACTTATGTACCCGGAGGCAATCCAGCAATTTGAGCAGGTGCTACAGCATTTTCCGAACAGCTGGCAGAGTCACATGTATATGGGAATGGCTCATTTTCAACTGGATGATCCAGCAGAGGCTATAAGCCAGTTTCAAAAGGTGCTGCACCTGACTGAACAGCCAGGGCTAAAAGCGGTCATCTATAATGCGCTGGGTTGTTTGATGGCAAAGCAGGCTGACGTAAAAGAGGCGCAAAAATATTTTGCTCTCGCGCATCAGTTCGATCCAACGTTGCCCGAGCCACTGCACAATATGCAAGCCTGTTTGTCCGGTGTCGAAAAGCTTCGCTACGACAGCTCCATGTTGACCTGGATGTAG
- the dinG gene encoding ATP-dependent DNA helicase DinG yields MKFAVLDFETTGTQSADDIIQVGLAIIDHDNSISRVYGSYVNPGRSIPPFITGLTGITDDDVRDAPALEEMMMELVPMLDDVVLVGHNVAFDFNFLQSALDRCGYLPFSGRILDTMDFLKIMFPSLSSYQLGFVSSEFGLAHDRPHQADSDALATAEVFLKCLGELQALPLITIQRLSDLFAEEDSDLGWFLDGIREEKELDPIQDLEKHQFFRQLALKVEDWTELAAPRREDDPNPLSGVSFEEYMDDVRDNLRSSLSQYEEREAQIQMIEGVNQALSQDKHLLIEAGTGTGKSLGYLLPSLYHSVKYGQRVTVSTHTINLQEQLRERDIPMLTKVIPFPFRAAIFKGRGHYLCLRKFEHKINRRDFATPKEDLITAAQMIVWLTLTETGDDEELNLSNRGGDFWETVASDSESCLGRSCPWFRKCYYHRARHEAGTADVVITNHSKLFTDVKASHQLLPSYEHLVIDEAHHLEEVAGKHLGMHMKYFTLVHTLTRLFKDSKNGQLPSLRQQLAKSGHEKSTEWASVIDQLYPLVLEVKETWDLLSDKLFGMLPERTDATPGETGQFSSRLKPSAKPAKWDQAAALENQLYVTLSEILRKGDKLMLDVKEEHDDYAADSLITDITGLLKDLAGIRENLRFFIRLDDETTVYWLEASGQFRSKSLQFYAVPVDVSRQLKEMFFDKKRSIILTSATLSVDKSFQYMTDQLGLQEAADQGRLMTSQLPSPFNYRDQVLLVIPRDFPSVKGSVGDAHFVEMLVSSLGATAQATRGRMLVLFTSYRMLRQVYEPLKEALASSDITVLGQGVDSGSRSKLTRRFQEAKASVLLGTSSFWEGVDIPGKALTCLAIVRLPFQPPNHPLLEAKSELLQQQKKNPFMKLSVPQAVIRFKQGFGRLVRTASDHGVVIVYDTRVIESYYGKHFLYSLPGPKMEHMPSEQMVPRIAEWLQSAPETEAQRTDT; encoded by the coding sequence ATGAAATTTGCGGTATTGGATTTTGAAACGACAGGCACCCAGTCCGCGGATGACATCATTCAAGTCGGACTTGCAATTATAGATCATGATAACAGCATTTCCCGTGTTTACGGCTCTTATGTAAACCCTGGCAGATCTATTCCACCTTTTATCACCGGATTGACCGGAATTACAGACGATGACGTCAGGGATGCACCTGCACTCGAAGAAATGATGATGGAGCTCGTGCCTATGCTGGACGATGTCGTACTCGTCGGTCATAACGTGGCGTTTGATTTTAATTTTTTGCAAAGCGCTTTGGACCGGTGTGGATATTTACCCTTTAGCGGTAGAATTTTGGATACGATGGATTTTCTGAAAATTATGTTTCCATCGTTATCTTCTTATCAGCTAGGTTTTGTTTCCTCAGAGTTTGGGCTGGCGCATGACCGCCCTCATCAAGCAGACAGCGACGCGTTGGCTACGGCTGAGGTGTTTTTAAAGTGTCTGGGCGAGCTTCAAGCACTGCCTCTGATAACGATACAGCGGCTTAGCGATTTGTTCGCAGAGGAAGACAGCGACCTGGGTTGGTTTCTTGACGGCATACGAGAAGAGAAAGAGCTAGATCCTATTCAGGATTTGGAGAAACATCAGTTTTTTCGTCAGCTTGCGCTTAAAGTGGAAGATTGGACTGAACTGGCTGCTCCACGCAGAGAAGATGATCCGAATCCACTGTCAGGCGTTTCCTTTGAGGAGTATATGGATGATGTACGGGACAATTTGCGTTCATCCTTGAGCCAATATGAGGAGCGCGAGGCGCAGATACAAATGATTGAGGGTGTAAATCAAGCCCTGAGTCAAGATAAGCATTTGTTGATTGAGGCGGGTACAGGAACAGGGAAGTCCCTGGGCTATTTGCTTCCGTCACTGTATCACAGTGTAAAATATGGGCAGAGGGTCACCGTAAGCACGCATACCATTAATCTGCAGGAGCAATTGCGAGAGCGTGATATTCCGATGCTGACCAAAGTGATTCCGTTCCCGTTCCGGGCTGCCATCTTTAAGGGACGGGGGCATTATTTGTGTCTGCGTAAGTTTGAACATAAAATAAACAGAAGAGACTTCGCGACACCAAAGGAAGACTTGATTACAGCGGCTCAAATGATTGTCTGGCTGACTCTGACAGAAACCGGTGATGATGAGGAACTAAACCTGAGCAATCGTGGAGGGGATTTTTGGGAAACGGTTGCTAGTGATTCCGAGTCCTGTCTTGGTCGTTCTTGTCCATGGTTCCGCAAATGCTACTATCATCGTGCACGTCATGAAGCAGGAACAGCGGATGTGGTTATAACGAATCACTCCAAGCTGTTCACCGACGTCAAAGCAAGTCATCAGCTGCTGCCTAGCTATGAACACTTGGTGATTGATGAGGCACATCATCTAGAGGAAGTAGCTGGTAAGCACCTGGGCATGCATATGAAATATTTCACACTCGTGCATACGCTGACTCGATTGTTCAAGGACAGCAAGAATGGGCAATTGCCTTCGTTACGTCAGCAGTTGGCAAAGTCGGGGCATGAGAAGTCGACGGAATGGGCCTCGGTCATTGATCAGTTGTACCCACTTGTGTTAGAGGTTAAGGAAACTTGGGACCTACTAAGCGATAAGCTGTTTGGCATGTTGCCGGAGCGAACTGATGCCACACCAGGTGAAACGGGGCAATTTTCTTCGCGTCTCAAACCGTCAGCCAAGCCTGCAAAGTGGGATCAGGCGGCGGCATTGGAAAATCAGCTTTATGTAACATTGAGCGAAATTTTGCGCAAGGGCGACAAGCTGATGCTGGATGTCAAGGAAGAACATGACGATTATGCGGCGGATAGTCTCATTACAGATATCACGGGTCTGCTTAAGGATTTGGCGGGGATTAGGGAAAATTTGCGCTTCTTTATACGACTCGATGATGAAACAACCGTATATTGGCTTGAAGCGAGTGGACAATTCCGTAGTAAATCATTGCAATTTTATGCGGTGCCCGTCGATGTGAGCCGCCAGTTGAAAGAAATGTTTTTTGACAAAAAAAGAAGTATTATTCTGACATCTGCTACTTTATCGGTAGATAAATCGTTTCAGTACATGACCGATCAACTCGGCTTGCAGGAGGCCGCAGATCAAGGACGATTAATGACGTCACAGCTCCCATCACCCTTTAATTACAGGGATCAGGTGTTGCTGGTCATTCCGCGAGATTTTCCGAGTGTGAAGGGCAGTGTAGGAGATGCACATTTTGTAGAGATGCTCGTTAGCTCTCTAGGAGCGACTGCCCAGGCGACGCGGGGGAGAATGCTCGTTCTGTTTACTTCCTATCGGATGCTCCGGCAAGTGTATGAGCCGCTCAAAGAGGCGTTAGCGTCCAGCGATATTACCGTGTTAGGACAAGGTGTGGACAGTGGGAGTCGCAGCAAGCTAACCCGCCGTTTTCAGGAAGCGAAAGCTTCTGTATTGCTGGGAACCAGTAGCTTCTGGGAAGGCGTCGATATTCCAGGGAAAGCTTTGACTTGTCTGGCTATCGTTCGCTTGCCGTTTCAACCGCCTAACCACCCGTTACTGGAGGCCAAAAGCGAGTTGCTCCAGCAGCAGAAGAAGAATCCATTTATGAAGCTGTCTGTACCACAAGCAGTTATTCGCTTCAAACAGGGTTTTGGGCGATTGGTACGTACAGCGAGCGACCACGGAGTCGTCATCGTTTACGATACGCGTGTGATCGAATCCTATTATGGAAAGCACTTTTTGTACTCGTTACCGGGACCAAAAATGGAGCATATGCCATCGGAGCAAATGGTGCCCCGCATCGCCGAATGGCTCCAATCCGCCCCGGAGACAGAGGCACAACGGACGGACACTTAA
- a CDS encoding amidohydrolase → MTVNKWMIKNGSFAVNGPEAGVIHGFMIVEDSRITYIGETLPAGEEETEAIDGKGLLFLPGLINTHGHAAMSLLRGYGDDLALQVWLQEKMWPMEAKFTSTDVYWGTSLSVLEMLKGGTTTFLDMYDHMDEVARVAEESGIRASLMRGAIGLCSEEEQRIKLAEAVTFARNWHGKADGRITTMMSPHAPYTCPPAFIEKFVQAAHDLDLPLHTHMSETIAEVEQNVRDYGLRPVAHLDKLGFFSRPSLVAHGVHLNDEEIALLAERGVAVSHNPGSNLKLASGVARVPDLLRAGVTVSLGTDGPASNNNLDMFEEMRLAALIHKGVSGDPTAVPANEALRLATEYGAKSIGLKEVGALAAGNKADFIALDLNQAHFLPRTDLISHAVYSASAKDVAHVWVDGRQVVKNGECLTMDEERIKHEAQAAFEGLLSR, encoded by the coding sequence ATGACAGTGAATAAATGGATGATTAAAAACGGCTCGTTTGCCGTGAATGGACCCGAGGCTGGGGTAATCCATGGTTTTATGATTGTGGAGGATAGCCGTATTACTTACATTGGCGAGACTTTGCCTGCGGGTGAGGAAGAGACAGAAGCAATCGACGGCAAGGGGTTATTGTTTTTACCTGGTCTGATCAATACTCATGGTCATGCGGCGATGTCTCTGCTGCGAGGGTATGGAGATGATTTGGCACTTCAAGTGTGGCTTCAGGAAAAAATGTGGCCTATGGAAGCCAAGTTTACATCTACGGATGTGTACTGGGGAACTTCTTTGTCAGTGCTGGAAATGCTAAAAGGTGGAACCACGACTTTCCTGGATATGTACGATCATATGGATGAGGTGGCTCGTGTAGCTGAAGAGTCGGGCATTCGTGCAAGCTTGATGCGTGGAGCCATTGGACTCTGTTCAGAAGAAGAACAGCGGATCAAGCTAGCTGAGGCCGTGACTTTTGCGCGTAACTGGCATGGAAAAGCAGACGGACGTATCACAACAATGATGTCTCCTCATGCCCCATACACATGCCCGCCTGCGTTTATTGAGAAATTTGTTCAAGCAGCACATGATCTCGATTTACCATTGCATACGCACATGTCCGAGACGATCGCCGAAGTTGAACAAAACGTACGCGACTACGGCTTGCGTCCAGTTGCACACTTAGATAAGCTTGGCTTTTTCTCCCGTCCTTCACTTGTTGCCCACGGCGTTCACTTGAACGACGAAGAAATAGCTTTGTTAGCGGAACGAGGTGTGGCGGTATCGCATAATCCAGGCAGCAACTTGAAGCTGGCAAGTGGTGTAGCTAGAGTGCCTGACTTGCTGCGTGCAGGAGTTACTGTTTCACTCGGAACAGATGGTCCTGCCAGCAATAATAACCTGGATATGTTCGAGGAAATGCGTCTGGCAGCACTCATTCACAAGGGAGTATCTGGCGACCCAACGGCAGTTCCTGCAAATGAAGCACTACGTCTGGCAACAGAGTATGGTGCAAAGTCGATTGGTTTAAAAGAGGTAGGAGCGCTGGCAGCAGGCAATAAGGCTGACTTTATCGCGCTAGATCTGAATCAGGCCCATTTCTTGCCGCGTACAGATCTTATTTCCCATGCCGTATACTCTGCAAGTGCCAAAGACGTGGCTCATGTGTGGGTAGACGGCCGTCAGGTTGTGAAAAATGGCGAATGCCTGACGATGGACGAGGAACGTATCAAACATGAGGCACAAGCCGCCTTTGAAGGGCTGCTGTCGCGCTAA
- a CDS encoding DUF5590 domain-containing protein, whose product MKNKKKWIAVAILAVILILVSIFWYYSYVTQDQVAEKNAAIMKAKQSGGLVSTTQTWKSVWDQIYWVVQGKNAQNENIMVWVPFQKMEGKPNIPAADPSGVHTELMKNGVDEQKMTAIIQQQLPNAKIVRLQPSVFNGEYVWQLFYDDESHHNYTFYRFSDGASTGIKYTLPNY is encoded by the coding sequence TTGAAAAATAAGAAGAAATGGATAGCGGTCGCCATTTTGGCCGTAATACTGATCCTGGTCAGCATTTTCTGGTATTATTCGTATGTTACTCAAGACCAGGTGGCTGAGAAAAATGCCGCTATCATGAAGGCCAAGCAATCAGGTGGTCTGGTTAGCACGACTCAGACATGGAAGTCTGTGTGGGATCAGATATATTGGGTAGTTCAAGGAAAAAACGCACAGAATGAAAATATAATGGTATGGGTTCCTTTTCAAAAAATGGAGGGGAAACCTAACATACCTGCGGCAGATCCAAGCGGTGTTCATACCGAGCTGATGAAAAACGGAGTCGACGAGCAAAAAATGACAGCGATAATTCAGCAGCAACTTCCAAATGCAAAAATTGTAAGGCTCCAACCGAGTGTGTTCAATGGCGAATATGTATGGCAACTGTTTTACGATGATGAAAGCCATCACAACTATACCTTTTACCGTTTCTCAGATGGAGCATCGACGGGGATAAAGTATACTTTGCCTAATTACTAG
- a CDS encoding redox-sensing transcriptional repressor Rex, with protein MKSDKISEAVVRRLPVYLRYLNALHKREVATVSSQELGQRLDLNPAQIRKDLAYFGDFGRKGIGYDVSYLIEKIRHILKIDQQINVVLVGAGNLGQALSNYNAYLKDNMKIVAVFDAFPDKVGTRINTLVVQPMDELEATVKEKNIRIGIITVPDFEAQHVADRLIESGIGAILNFAPIILKAPANIRIHATDFTTDLLSLAYYLEDGKEEAQYDSE; from the coding sequence ATGAAATCAGATAAAATTTCAGAGGCTGTCGTACGGAGATTACCCGTATATTTACGTTATCTGAATGCACTGCACAAACGGGAGGTGGCTACGGTCTCTTCTCAAGAGCTGGGACAGAGGTTAGATTTGAATCCGGCCCAAATTCGTAAAGATCTTGCCTATTTTGGCGATTTTGGTCGGAAGGGCATCGGTTACGATGTTTCTTATCTAATTGAGAAAATACGCCATATCCTGAAAATCGACCAGCAAATTAATGTAGTATTGGTCGGAGCAGGTAATCTGGGTCAAGCCCTATCGAACTATAATGCTTATTTAAAAGACAATATGAAGATTGTGGCGGTTTTTGATGCGTTCCCGGATAAGGTTGGGACCAGAATCAATACTTTGGTCGTACAGCCGATGGATGAACTGGAAGCGACTGTGAAAGAAAAAAATATACGAATCGGGATTATTACTGTACCTGATTTTGAGGCACAGCACGTAGCTGATAGGCTGATTGAGAGTGGAATTGGAGCGATTTTGAACTTTGCACCTATCATTCTCAAGGCACCGGCTAACATTCGGATACATGCCACAGACTTTACAACTGATTTGCTTAGCCTCGCTTATTATCTGGAGGACGGAAAGGAAGAAGCACAATATGACAGTGAATAA
- a CDS encoding AAA family ATPase, producing MPRWIKEILIGIVPVAIIFLVFIGVNIIPLLVAGVMLSGLLMLMHARGGLAVGAGQERKRKKNGPDKLTFEEIGGQESAKQELREALDFLNRHDEISKFGIRPLKGVLLTGPPGTGKTLMAKAAAHYTNSVFVAASGSEFVEMYVGVGAGRVRELFREARTRAAKEKKENAIIFIDEIDVIGGKREGGQQREYDQTLNQLLTEMDGIYSADTPRILLIAATNRKEMLDSALTRPGRFDRHIQVDLPDKKGRLHILKIHAKNKPIQEDANLDKIAEESYGFSGAQLESVMNEAAIYAMRQDRQMIAQSHLSMAIDKVMMGEKTDRESTFEEKKRVAIHELGHAIMAEIVRPGSVSQVALSPRGKALGYVRHNPQQEHYLYTKQYLEEQIMISLAGATAEEMYYGGRSTGSSNDFEQALNIVHTMMTSGLTSLGIINMEMVTKEELMRENGEIMNDLHNRTLELLEKHRPVFDNSLDILMKEETLSGDQFRCQFSENALLPA from the coding sequence ATGCCTAGATGGATCAAGGAAATATTAATCGGTATTGTGCCGGTGGCCATTATATTTCTCGTTTTTATTGGGGTGAATATTATCCCTCTTCTTGTTGCGGGCGTGATGCTCAGTGGCTTGTTAATGCTCATGCATGCTCGTGGCGGCTTGGCCGTAGGTGCCGGGCAAGAGCGCAAACGTAAAAAAAATGGTCCGGACAAGCTGACTTTTGAGGAAATTGGTGGACAAGAAAGCGCTAAACAGGAATTGCGTGAAGCCTTGGATTTTTTGAATCGTCATGATGAAATTTCCAAGTTTGGCATTCGTCCATTGAAAGGCGTTTTGCTTACAGGCCCTCCGGGAACAGGGAAAACGCTGATGGCGAAAGCAGCTGCACACTATACCAATTCAGTGTTTGTTGCAGCTTCAGGCAGTGAATTTGTTGAAATGTATGTAGGTGTTGGTGCAGGTCGTGTCCGTGAGTTGTTTCGGGAGGCTCGCACTCGTGCAGCCAAGGAAAAGAAAGAAAATGCAATCATTTTTATTGATGAGATTGATGTTATTGGCGGTAAGCGTGAGGGTGGACAGCAACGAGAATATGATCAGACTTTGAATCAGTTGCTGACAGAAATGGATGGCATTTATTCGGCAGATACGCCGCGGATATTGCTCATTGCGGCAACAAACCGTAAAGAAATGTTGGACAGCGCCTTAACGCGTCCAGGACGTTTTGACCGTCATATTCAAGTAGACTTGCCTGATAAGAAGGGTCGTCTTCATATCCTTAAAATTCATGCCAAAAACAAACCGATCCAGGAAGATGCTAATTTGGACAAAATCGCAGAGGAGTCTTACGGTTTTTCCGGTGCACAGTTGGAGAGCGTCATGAATGAAGCGGCTATCTATGCAATGAGACAGGATCGGCAAATGATTGCGCAAAGTCATCTGTCCATGGCGATTGACAAGGTGATGATGGGCGAAAAAACAGACCGAGAATCGACATTCGAAGAGAAAAAACGTGTAGCGATTCACGAGCTGGGACATGCTATTATGGCTGAAATCGTCCGTCCCGGTAGTGTAAGTCAAGTAGCGCTCAGCCCGCGTGGGAAAGCGCTCGGTTACGTGCGTCACAACCCACAGCAAGAGCATTATTTATATACCAAGCAGTACCTGGAGGAGCAAATTATGATCTCGCTTGCAGGGGCTACAGCAGAAGAAATGTACTACGGCGGTCGAAGTACTGGTTCAAGTAATGATTTTGAGCAGGCACTGAACATCGTTCATACGATGATGACTTCCGGTTTGACTTCTCTTGGGATTATTAACATGGAAATGGTTACAAAAGAGGAACTCATGCGGGAAAATGGCGAGATTATGAATGACCTGCATAACCGCACTTTGGAGTTGTTGGAAAAGCATCGTCCTGTGTTCGACAATTCTCTTGACATCTTGATGAAGGAAGAAACGCTGTCCGGAGATCAATTTAGATGTCAATTTAGTGAAAATGCTTTATTACCAGCATAA
- the panC gene encoding pantoate--beta-alanine ligase yields MIIVREVAQLRKVIAERRQLGANGAKMLHDSASVQQHKVGFVPTMGYLHEGHASLMQKAREMADTVVLSIFVNPIQFGPTEDLDSYPRDEARDLEVARREGVDIVFLPTVAEMYPQPTQTKIRVSALTDRLCGASRPGHFDGVTTVVAKLFNMVGPDLAFFGMKDAQQVAVLQQMVTDLNMNVTLIPCPIVREADGLALSSRNVYLSAEQREQALVLSQSLRKVQEVSEDIVQNTITIEQLRQMVESTIASSPLADIDYIEILTFPGLEPLRPEQRLCDVQEDVIVALAVKFGNTRLIDNIRIQKVEVLSHV; encoded by the coding sequence ATGATCATCGTAAGAGAAGTGGCTCAACTGCGTAAGGTTATTGCCGAGCGTCGGCAGCTTGGGGCCAATGGAGCAAAAATGCTACACGATTCTGCCTCTGTACAACAACATAAAGTCGGCTTTGTACCAACAATGGGATACCTGCACGAAGGGCACGCGAGCTTGATGCAAAAGGCGCGTGAAATGGCAGATACGGTCGTGCTTAGTATTTTCGTTAATCCAATTCAATTTGGACCTACCGAGGATTTGGACAGCTATCCTCGCGATGAAGCTCGTGATCTGGAAGTAGCACGGCGCGAAGGCGTGGATATTGTCTTTTTGCCGACTGTAGCAGAAATGTATCCACAGCCAACTCAAACCAAAATTCGCGTATCCGCTTTGACAGACCGCTTGTGCGGCGCTTCCCGTCCTGGCCATTTTGATGGTGTGACTACAGTGGTAGCCAAGCTGTTTAACATGGTAGGTCCTGATTTGGCCTTCTTTGGCATGAAGGATGCGCAACAGGTTGCTGTGCTTCAACAAATGGTGACTGATCTTAATATGAATGTGACCCTCATACCTTGTCCTATCGTTAGAGAGGCCGATGGTTTGGCCCTTAGCTCCCGTAATGTCTATTTAAGTGCGGAACAGCGAGAGCAGGCGTTAGTGCTGTCCCAGTCACTGCGCAAGGTGCAAGAAGTGAGCGAAGATATTGTGCAGAACACCATTACGATTGAGCAGTTGCGTCAAATGGTGGAGTCGACCATCGCCTCATCTCCTTTGGCAGATATTGACTATATTGAAATATTAACATTTCCTGGCCTGGAGCCCCTTCGCCCTGAGCAGCGCCTATGTGATGTGCAAGAAGACGTCATTGTTGCGCTGGCTGTAAAATTTGGGAATACCCGACTGATTGATAATATAAGAATACAGAAAGTGGAGGTACTTTCCCATGTTTAG
- the panD gene encoding aspartate 1-decarboxylase gives MFRTMMKSKIHRATVTEANLNYVGSITIDEDLMETSDLLENEKVQIVNNNNGARLETYVIPGPRGSGVICLNGAAARLVQPGDTVIIISYASMSNEEAKTYKPTVVFVDEHNKPAQTMNKEVHATIM, from the coding sequence ATGTTTAGAACTATGATGAAATCAAAAATTCACCGCGCGACGGTTACCGAAGCTAACCTGAACTACGTGGGAAGTATTACCATAGATGAGGATTTAATGGAGACATCGGATCTACTGGAGAATGAAAAGGTTCAAATTGTAAACAATAATAATGGAGCTCGACTGGAAACCTATGTGATCCCCGGACCGCGTGGGAGCGGCGTGATTTGTCTCAACGGTGCGGCAGCCCGTCTGGTCCAGCCCGGTGATACAGTCATTATTATTTCCTATGCTTCCATGTCGAATGAAGAGGCCAAAACATACAAACCAACTGTGGTATTTGTGGATGAACATAATAAACCAGCCCAAACGATGAACAAGGAAGTACATGCAACGATCATGTAA